In a genomic window of Spirosoma agri:
- a CDS encoding nucleoside hydrolase, producing MPKAVLMDHDGAIDDLLSQLLVLTMPDVDLIGVTVTPADCYIEPALESTYKLLQLMGKEQIPLGRGDYYGINAFPSEWRARPEIINALPMLINLPKAPDPYTYLSAPDLIIDRLTNAPGNVTMLMTGPCSNLVLALEKAPELAAKLEEVVWMAGAFNVSGNVQTFQHDGSAEWNVLWDPISTKKLLELELPLTFIPLDVTNHVPVTKAFLSTLATQIDYNLSNLTGQFWALTIDTIPGYYYTYFMWDILATSYLAMPEQFKTEVVKAKVSTRPPNAGQTYLDDAGYSVKIATDVNVEYFYEYLLTQFKR from the coding sequence ATGCCCAAGGCTGTATTGATGGATCATGATGGCGCCATCGATGATCTGTTGTCCCAACTGCTCGTATTGACAATGCCCGATGTTGATTTGATTGGGGTTACCGTAACACCCGCCGACTGCTACATTGAACCTGCGCTCGAATCGACCTACAAGCTACTTCAGCTGATGGGCAAGGAACAGATTCCGCTGGGGAGGGGTGATTACTATGGCATCAACGCGTTTCCGAGCGAATGGCGCGCGCGGCCGGAGATCATCAACGCGCTGCCGATGCTTATCAATCTGCCCAAAGCGCCCGATCCGTATACGTACCTGAGCGCTCCCGACCTGATCATCGACCGGCTCACCAACGCTCCCGGAAACGTAACGATGCTGATGACCGGCCCCTGTTCCAACCTGGTTCTGGCGCTGGAGAAAGCCCCTGAGCTGGCGGCCAAACTAGAGGAAGTTGTATGGATGGCGGGGGCTTTCAACGTATCCGGCAATGTGCAGACGTTTCAGCACGATGGCTCCGCCGAATGGAATGTATTATGGGACCCGATCAGCACAAAAAAACTCCTGGAGCTTGAACTGCCGCTGACATTCATACCGCTGGACGTGACTAACCACGTACCCGTGACAAAAGCGTTCCTGTCCACGTTAGCTACGCAGATCGACTACAACCTATCGAACCTGACGGGTCAGTTCTGGGCGCTGACGATCGACACGATACCGGGCTATTATTACACCTATTTCATGTGGGATATTCTGGCAACGAGTTATCTGGCTATGCCGGAGCAGTTCAAAACGGAAGTCGTGAAAGCAAAGGTGAGCACCCGGCCACCCAACGCCGGACAAACCTATCTGGATGACGCAGGCTATTCCGTCAAAATCGCGACCGACGTCAACGTCGAGTATTTCTATGAATACCTGTTAACGCAATTCAAGCGATAA
- a CDS encoding DUF1624 domain-containing protein, giving the protein MNRITTIDVTRGLVMIIMALDHIRDLLHITAISQNPTDLTTTTAPIFLTRWITHLCAPTFVFLSGASAYLSLKKNRNSAASRGFLFRRGLVLILLELTVINFAFWFDIQFRSLLLQVIYVIGGGLIILSILSRLPVRWVGLLGLVIVFGHNLLALLPPITNPTARFVSALFFRVDFFPLSPSFAVVTGYPLIPWLGIMLVGFALGSRLDQPITVRRRLLFRLGLSALGLFVILRFINVYGDPAPWSTQKDALFTVLSFINVTKYPPSLLYDLLMIGIALVVLGLADGVDNPVTRWLMVYGKVPMFYYIIHWYSVHLLMIAMVLLQGFSLNDIQAGTMSFGRPAGAGISLGPIYLVWLGLVLALYPLCRWYGRYKSAHPENAVLRYI; this is encoded by the coding sequence ATGAATCGAATCACTACCATCGACGTAACCCGCGGTCTGGTCATGATCATCATGGCATTGGACCACATTCGGGACCTTTTACATATCACGGCTATTTCGCAGAACCCAACCGACCTGACGACCACCACCGCCCCGATCTTCCTGACGCGCTGGATTACGCATTTGTGCGCACCAACGTTCGTTTTCTTATCGGGCGCGTCGGCTTATCTGTCCTTGAAGAAAAACCGGAATTCGGCTGCGTCACGAGGCTTTCTGTTCAGGCGGGGGCTGGTTTTGATCCTGCTTGAATTGACGGTGATCAACTTCGCGTTCTGGTTTGACATTCAGTTTCGGAGTCTGCTGTTGCAGGTAATTTACGTGATTGGTGGTGGGTTGATTATTCTTTCGATCCTCTCCCGACTGCCGGTCAGATGGGTTGGCCTACTCGGTCTGGTGATCGTTTTCGGCCATAATCTGCTGGCGCTGCTGCCACCCATTACGAATCCCACGGCCCGCTTTGTGAGCGCCTTATTTTTCCGGGTTGATTTCTTCCCGTTAAGTCCATCGTTCGCGGTGGTGACCGGCTATCCGCTGATTCCCTGGCTGGGTATTATGCTGGTCGGTTTTGCGCTCGGCTCGCGTCTTGATCAACCCATTACCGTTCGCAGGCGGTTGCTGTTTCGCCTTGGCCTCAGTGCGTTAGGGCTATTCGTTATACTCCGTTTTATCAATGTATATGGCGATCCCGCGCCGTGGTCCACTCAGAAGGACGCGCTCTTTACCGTGCTGTCATTCATCAACGTAACGAAGTATCCGCCCTCGTTGCTGTATGATTTACTGATGATTGGCATTGCCTTGGTCGTTCTGGGGCTGGCCGATGGCGTTGATAATCCCGTTACGCGCTGGTTGATGGTATATGGAAAAGTTCCGATGTTTTATTACATCATCCATTGGTACTCCGTTCACCTGCTGATGATTGCGATGGTTCTGCTCCAGGGATTTAGCCTGAACGATATCCAGGCCGGTACAATGAGTTTCGGACGCCCTGCCGGAGCCGGTATTTCGCTTGGCCCGATTTATCTGGTCTGGCTTGGACTGGTGCTGGCCCTCTATCCCTTATGCCGGTGGTACGGTCGGTATAAATCGGCCCATCCGGAGAATGCTGTCTTGCGTTATATTTAA
- a CDS encoding class I SAM-dependent methyltransferase: MTPPRSKIFIGAGDFKVVGQEFKKLFIDIGGLKPNESVLDVGCGIGRMAIPLTNYLTAQGSYEGFDIVEQGIAWCQRMVTPRFPGFHFQLADVYNSHYHPQGRYQAHEYRFPFEDNRFDFVFLTSVFTHMPVRETAHYLAEISRVLKPGGRCFATFFLLNEESRTLMVTEQSTYNFQYELEGRYIFNPLDPDLGTAFDESWVLTTLIQCGLSSPVSVYPGRWCGRKNATTFQDIVVAYKR; encoded by the coding sequence TTGACTCCCCCTCGCTCCAAAATTTTTATTGGCGCCGGGGACTTCAAGGTAGTTGGTCAGGAATTCAAAAAACTCTTCATCGACATCGGTGGCCTGAAGCCTAACGAATCCGTTCTGGACGTAGGCTGTGGTATTGGTAGAATGGCCATTCCCCTGACCAATTATCTAACAGCACAAGGAAGTTATGAAGGCTTTGACATTGTTGAACAGGGTATAGCCTGGTGTCAGCGTATGGTTACGCCCCGCTTTCCCGGTTTTCACTTTCAATTGGCGGATGTCTACAACAGCCATTATCATCCGCAGGGCCGTTACCAGGCGCACGAATACCGGTTCCCGTTCGAAGACAACCGCTTTGACTTCGTCTTTCTAACGTCCGTTTTTACGCACATGCCCGTTCGGGAAACGGCACACTATCTGGCTGAAATCAGCCGGGTGCTCAAACCGGGTGGTCGTTGTTTTGCGACATTCTTCCTGCTCAACGAAGAATCCCGGACGCTTATGGTCACCGAACAGAGTACGTACAATTTTCAGTACGAGTTAGAGGGGCGGTATATTTTCAACCCGCTGGACCCTGATCTGGGGACCGCTTTCGACGAATCATGGGTGTTGACTACCTTGATTCAATGTGGCTTATCATCTCCGGTATCTGTTTACCCAGGTCGCTGGTGTGGTCGAAAAAACGCGACCACCTTTCAGGATATTGTCGTAGCTTATAAGCGCTAA
- a CDS encoding 2Fe-2S iron-sulfur cluster-binding protein: MIQFTIEDRDGEPQMLEIPEGINLSLMEVLKASEYNILATCGGMALCATCHVQVLNGFDNLPPARDAELDMLDTLPDADADSRLACQIRVDETIEGGIFRIRGEEQ, translated from the coding sequence ATGATTCAATTCACGATAGAAGACCGCGATGGCGAGCCGCAAATGCTGGAAATTCCGGAAGGAATTAATCTGAGCCTGATGGAAGTGCTGAAAGCGTCGGAGTATAACATACTGGCAACCTGTGGCGGTATGGCACTCTGCGCAACCTGTCACGTGCAGGTGCTTAACGGATTCGATAACCTCCCTCCGGCACGCGACGCCGAACTGGATATGCTCGATACCCTACCCGATGCCGATGCCGACAGTAGGCTAGCCTGTCAGATTCGGGTCGATGAAACGATTGAAGGTGGTATTTTCAGGATCAGAGGGGAAGAGCAGTAG
- a CDS encoding M14 family zinc carboxypeptidase encodes MAFSTKTPLIRRVCALAALGFTLTGVSAQAQSIDETYNQKIKEYTTDKRFLPSSVLDLPNDPKIPSPLKYFGQIVGTPGVLHRTPEIYGYYQKLAQSSPNLTVQQVSTSEEGRPIQLVAIGSEDAMKRLDHYKKQLALLADPRKMNPQDLEKILGDTKLVYYLNGGLHSPEMGSPEMLMELAYRLITSQQPEIKTIRDNIIVLINPVSEPDGWDKQVDWYFRYTKDRKNYDDGFPKSPPYWGKYTYHDNNRDGLQVSQALTKALFKIFYDWHPTVSLDLHESVPLLYISTGTGPYNETIDPITIGEWQTMANHDITSLASQGIPGVFTWAFYDGWYPGYALWISNNHNAAGRFYETFGNAGATTYLRDLGEQKYAGDAVTSKEWYRPDPATEKVYWSYRNGINYMEAGVLASLTYGATNSRMLLKNFYQKGLNNIRKGTEETPRAFVIPKNQRDPAMAAYLVNQLRAQAIEVHKAESGNNQGDYVVLLNQPYRNLAVSLLTKQNYPKEAKFPPYDDIAWTLGYLYGVDVKAEDSVKYATSDLKMISDDVRYAGTMNGDGNSYVLDYKGQNNLLPALLWAKTQNKQAKAIVLDARTTIAGIKDTLAAGAVVFKGLTADQSKKLAAQFGLDLQATKASTDVKQHEISLPRVAIYHSWFNTQDEGWARFTFEQRGIPYTSINKDHLKSGDLRKKFDVILIPRMRGSAISFIHEIDAKYGPMPYTKTAEFPSHGFPDATSDMTGGPGFEGVEQLKKFVKAGGVLVTLDNSSLMIAETGITRDLEQVSAPTLFHPGSIVTVKNRKPDSPIMYGFPETFSIFRGIAPLLQTKKYNRDMVLMQYGTKPLKDEEEYKGAIMGMPDRKPIKDKAKEAAKKDDPYVLSGMVRNEQAIIGHGGIFNVPVGSGRVVAFTFDPLHRYLNHHDAPLLWNVLINWNHLDTPAGQPATAQAKGESATKVSGGN; translated from the coding sequence ATGGCCTTTTCTACAAAGACCCCGTTGATCAGGCGGGTCTGTGCGCTGGCTGCACTCGGATTCACACTGACTGGCGTATCAGCCCAGGCTCAGTCAATCGACGAGACGTACAACCAGAAAATTAAAGAGTATACAACTGACAAACGGTTCCTGCCTTCTTCGGTCCTGGACCTTCCCAACGACCCGAAAATCCCCTCACCCCTCAAGTATTTCGGCCAGATTGTCGGCACGCCCGGTGTTCTGCATCGTACTCCAGAAATTTATGGCTACTACCAGAAACTGGCCCAAAGCTCACCAAACCTTACCGTTCAGCAGGTAAGCACCAGCGAAGAAGGACGGCCTATTCAGTTGGTCGCCATTGGCAGCGAAGACGCGATGAAACGGCTCGACCACTACAAGAAGCAGCTCGCTCTACTGGCCGATCCGCGAAAAATGAACCCGCAGGATTTAGAGAAAATCCTGGGTGACACCAAACTGGTCTATTACCTCAATGGGGGTCTTCACTCGCCGGAGATGGGTTCGCCGGAAATGCTCATGGAACTGGCGTATCGACTGATTACCAGCCAGCAGCCAGAGATCAAAACGATTCGGGATAATATCATTGTCCTGATCAATCCCGTGTCGGAACCCGATGGCTGGGACAAGCAGGTCGACTGGTACTTTCGTTACACCAAAGACCGAAAGAACTACGACGATGGTTTTCCAAAATCGCCACCCTACTGGGGCAAATACACCTACCACGATAACAACCGCGACGGTTTGCAGGTATCGCAGGCACTGACCAAAGCGTTGTTCAAAATCTTCTACGACTGGCACCCAACGGTCAGCCTCGATCTGCACGAATCCGTCCCCCTGCTGTACATCTCAACCGGTACGGGGCCTTACAACGAAACCATTGATCCCATCACGATCGGTGAATGGCAGACGATGGCCAATCACGACATTACGTCACTGGCTTCGCAGGGCATTCCCGGCGTGTTCACGTGGGCGTTCTACGATGGCTGGTATCCCGGTTATGCCCTCTGGATTTCCAATAATCACAATGCCGCCGGCCGTTTTTACGAAACCTTCGGGAATGCAGGCGCGACTACCTACCTGCGCGATTTGGGCGAGCAGAAATACGCGGGAGATGCGGTCACGTCCAAAGAATGGTATCGGCCCGATCCGGCTACGGAAAAGGTGTACTGGTCTTATCGGAATGGCATCAACTACATGGAAGCGGGTGTGTTGGCCTCGTTGACGTACGGCGCGACGAACAGCCGGATGCTACTGAAGAATTTTTACCAGAAAGGGCTTAACAACATCCGGAAAGGAACGGAAGAAACGCCACGCGCTTTTGTAATTCCGAAGAACCAGCGCGACCCCGCCATGGCCGCTTACCTAGTGAATCAGCTACGGGCGCAGGCTATCGAGGTCCACAAAGCGGAGTCGGGCAACAATCAGGGCGATTACGTGGTGCTGCTCAATCAGCCGTATCGCAATCTGGCCGTGTCCTTATTGACGAAACAGAACTACCCCAAAGAAGCGAAGTTCCCGCCTTACGACGACATTGCCTGGACGCTGGGTTATCTGTATGGGGTTGATGTGAAAGCCGAAGACAGCGTAAAATACGCAACCAGTGACCTGAAAATGATCAGCGACGACGTACGCTACGCCGGTACCATGAACGGCGACGGCAACAGTTATGTGCTTGACTACAAGGGTCAGAATAACCTGCTCCCCGCGTTGCTATGGGCCAAAACGCAGAACAAACAGGCGAAAGCGATCGTGCTGGATGCGCGCACGACCATTGCGGGTATCAAAGACACGCTGGCGGCTGGAGCCGTCGTGTTCAAAGGACTCACAGCTGATCAGTCGAAGAAGCTGGCGGCTCAGTTCGGGCTTGATTTGCAGGCAACAAAAGCCAGTACGGATGTCAAACAGCACGAAATCAGTCTGCCCCGTGTGGCTATTTACCACAGCTGGTTTAATACGCAGGACGAAGGCTGGGCCCGGTTTACATTCGAACAGCGCGGCATTCCGTACACATCCATCAACAAAGACCATCTGAAATCAGGCGACCTTCGAAAGAAATTTGACGTAATTCTGATTCCCAGGATGCGCGGATCGGCCATTAGTTTCATTCACGAGATCGACGCGAAATACGGGCCAATGCCGTACACCAAAACCGCCGAGTTTCCGTCGCATGGTTTTCCGGACGCCACCAGTGACATGACCGGAGGCCCCGGTTTTGAGGGCGTCGAGCAGCTAAAAAAATTCGTGAAAGCGGGTGGTGTGCTGGTCACGCTGGATAACTCATCGCTGATGATTGCCGAAACGGGTATTACCCGCGACCTGGAGCAGGTGAGTGCACCAACGCTTTTCCACCCGGGTTCGATTGTAACCGTAAAGAACCGAAAACCAGACAGTCCGATCATGTACGGTTTCCCCGAAACGTTCTCTATTTTCCGGGGTATCGCTCCGCTGCTGCAAACGAAGAAATACAACCGCGATATGGTTTTGATGCAGTACGGTACCAAACCCCTCAAGGACGAAGAAGAATACAAGGGAGCCATCATGGGCATGCCCGATCGGAAGCCGATAAAAGACAAGGCCAAGGAAGCCGCGAAAAAGGACGATCCGTATGTACTGTCGGGCATGGTGCGCAACGAACAGGCGATCATTGGTCATGGCGGTATTTTTAACGTGCCGGTTGGTTCGGGACGGGTGGTTGCGTTCACGTTTGACCCGTTACACCGCTACCTGAATCACCACGACGCGCCCCTTCTCTGGAACGTACTCATCAACTGGAATCACCTCGACACCCCGGCTGGTCAGCCTGCAACAGCCCAAGCAAAAGGAGAGTCCGCGACGAAAGTGAGCGGGGGCAATTAA
- a CDS encoding antibiotic biosynthesis monooxygenase family protein: MYARVIQVPLKPDTIAESIDYFRDSVGPGLNELTGFKNSRYLTNTETNKGLMVTIWESEQSRKDAESNGFLQNVLEGMKDYFAGPPTVDYYDVNVQVV; encoded by the coding sequence ATGTACGCACGAGTCATTCAGGTGCCCTTAAAACCGGATACGATAGCCGAGTCGATCGATTATTTTCGTGATTCAGTTGGCCCCGGTCTTAACGAATTGACCGGCTTTAAGAACAGCCGTTATCTGACGAATACCGAGACGAACAAAGGATTGATGGTAACGATCTGGGAGTCTGAGCAGAGCCGAAAAGACGCCGAGTCCAATGGCTTTTTGCAGAATGTCTTAGAAGGAATGAAAGACTACTTCGCCGGACCACCAACGGTTGACTATTACGATGTGAATGTGCAGGTCGTGTAG
- a CDS encoding NAD(P)/FAD-dependent oxidoreductase — MITTDICIIGAGPVGLFAVFEAGLLKMRCHLIDALPQVGGQLSEIYPQKPIYDIPGYPEVKAQELVDNLMEQIEPFHPTFTLGERVETLERQADESFLLTTNEGTAVHCQVVVIAGGLGCFEPRKPEIQNLEQFEGKGVAYMVKNPEQLRDRRVVLAGGGDSALDWTVFLATIAKEVTLVHRSDSFRGAPDSAEKVFDLAKEGRINLVLQSTITSLQGNGHLQEVSITAKDKTVTTLAADNLIPLFGLTPKLGPIADWNLSIDKSAINVDTTDYSTNVDRIYAIGDINTYPGKLKLILSGFHEAALMCQSAFKYVYPNQKLSFKYTTVNGIPTF, encoded by the coding sequence ATGATCACTACAGATATTTGCATCATTGGCGCGGGTCCCGTTGGCCTGTTCGCCGTCTTCGAAGCCGGGTTGTTAAAAATGCGCTGCCACCTCATCGACGCGCTTCCCCAGGTCGGTGGGCAGCTTTCGGAAATATATCCGCAGAAACCCATATACGACATTCCCGGCTATCCGGAAGTGAAAGCGCAGGAGCTGGTCGATAACCTGATGGAACAGATTGAGCCGTTCCACCCGACATTCACGCTGGGCGAACGGGTCGAAACGCTGGAACGGCAGGCCGATGAATCCTTCCTGCTGACTACCAACGAGGGCACAGCCGTTCATTGTCAGGTCGTTGTTATTGCGGGGGGACTTGGCTGCTTTGAGCCACGTAAGCCGGAGATTCAAAACCTGGAACAGTTTGAGGGTAAAGGCGTCGCTTACATGGTCAAAAATCCGGAACAGCTCCGCGACCGGCGGGTGGTGCTGGCGGGTGGTGGTGACTCGGCGCTCGACTGGACGGTTTTTCTGGCTACGATTGCGAAAGAAGTGACGCTGGTTCACCGGAGCGACAGTTTTCGGGGAGCACCCGACTCTGCCGAAAAAGTGTTTGACCTGGCGAAGGAAGGCCGCATCAATCTGGTACTGCAATCCACGATCACCAGCCTTCAGGGCAACGGCCATTTGCAGGAAGTGAGTATTACGGCCAAAGACAAAACCGTGACGACGCTGGCTGCCGACAACCTGATTCCGCTCTTCGGCCTAACGCCAAAGCTCGGTCCTATTGCCGACTGGAACCTGTCGATCGATAAGTCGGCCATCAACGTCGACACCACCGATTACTCAACTAATGTTGACCGGATCTATGCCATCGGCGACATCAACACGTATCCGGGCAAGCTGAAGTTGATCCTGAGCGGATTCCACGAAGCTGCGCTGATGTGCCAGAGTGCCTTCAAATACGTATACCCCAATCAGAAGCTGAGTTTCAAATACACAACAGTTAACGGCATTCCCACCTTTTAA